The following coding sequences lie in one Globicephala melas chromosome 15, mGloMel1.2, whole genome shotgun sequence genomic window:
- the STX4 gene encoding syntaxin-4 isoform X1 produces the protein MRDRTHELRQGDDSSDDEDKERVALVVHPGTARLGSPDDEFFQKVRTIRQTIVKLENKVRELEKQQVTILATPLPEESMKQDLQNLRDEIKQLGRDIRAQLKAIEPQKEEADENYNSVNTRMRKTQHGVLSQQFVELINKCNSMQSEYREKNVERIRRQLKITNAGMVSDEELEQMLDSGQSEVFVSNILKDTQVTRQALNEISARHSEIQQLERSIRELHEIFTFLATEVEMQGETINRIEKNILSSADYVERGQEHVKMALESQKKARKALRAPGTPGLPSLPAAGGGQDRASSQTPSSHWPCAEGQTVLLGSAAPHPWGPPSSSHSAWGRACTVLSGWDMWFCKKLKKKKKKAWRFPCACVFLKRLVQGLQVTSLPPPGHPWGQAQPRQAQIRLS, from the exons ATGCGGGACAGGACCCACGAGCTGAGGCAG GGGGATGACAGCTCGGACGATGAAGACAAGGAGAGAGTCGCGCTGGTGGTACACCCGGGCACTGCACGGCTGGGGAGCCCGGACGATGAATTCTTCCAGAAG GTTCGGACAATTCGGCAAACTATTGTCAAGCTGGAGAATAAAGTCCGAGAGTTGGAGAAGCAGCAGGTCACCATTCTGGCCACGCCCCTTCCCGAGGAGA GCATGAAGCAGGACCTGCAGAACCTGCGCGACGAGATCAAACAGCTGGGGAGGGACATCCGCGCGCAGCTGAAGG CCATAGAGCCCCAGAAGGAGGAAGCTGATGAGAACTATAACTCGGTCAACACAAGAATGAGAAAAACCCAG CACGGGGTCCTGTCCCAACAATTTGTGGAGCTCATCAACAAGTGCAACTCAATGCAGTCCGAATACCGGGAGAAGAACGTGGAGCGGATTCGGAGGCAGCTGAAGATCA CAAATGCTGGAATGGTGTCTGACGAGGAGCTGGAGCAGATGCTGGACAGCGGGCAGAGCGAGGTGTTTGTGTCCAAT ATACTGAAGGACACACAGGTGACTCGACAGGCCCTAAATGAGATCTCGGCCCGGCACAGTGAGATCCAGCAGCTTGAGCGCAGTATCCGTGAACTTCATGAGATTTTCACTTTTCTGGCTACTGAAGTGGAGATGCAG GGGGAGACTATCAACAGAATTGAGAAGAACATTCTGAGCTCAGCAGACTATGTGGAACGTGGGCAGGAACATGTCAAGATGGCCCTGGAGAGCCAGAAGAAGGCGCGGAAG GCACTAAGAGCACCAGGGACCCCGGGTCTACCttctctcccagcagctgggggtgggcaggacaGAGCCTCCAGCCAGACCCCTTCCTCACACTGGCCTTGTGCAGAGGGGCAGACGGTCCTTCTGGGGTCGGCAGCCCCTCATCCATGGgggcctccctcctccagccacagTGCCTGGGGGCGGGCCTGCACTGTCCTGTCTGGCTGGGACATGTGGTTttgtaagaaattaaaaaaaaaaaaaaaaaaagcttggagaTTCCCCTGTGCATGTGTGTTCCTGAAAAGGCTGGTCCAGGGCCTCCAGGTAACCAGCCTCCCACCTCCTGGCCACCCTTGGGGACAGGCCCAGCCCAGGCAGGCTCAGATCAGACTGTCGTAG
- the STX4 gene encoding syntaxin-4 isoform X3, with product MRDRTHELRQGDDSSDDEDKERVALVVHPGTARLGSPDDEFFQKVRTIRQTIVKLENKVRELEKQQVTILATPLPEESMKQDLQNLRDEIKQLGRDIRAQLKAIEPQKEEADENYNSVNTRMRKTQHGVLSQQFVELINKCNSMQSEYREKNVERIRRQLKITNAGMVSDEELEQMLDSGQSEVFVSNILKDTQVTRQALNEISARHSEIQQLERSIRELHEIFTFLATEVEMQGETINRIEKNILSSADYVERGQEHVKMALESQKKARKKKVFIAICLSVTVLVLVVIISVSTLV from the exons ATGCGGGACAGGACCCACGAGCTGAGGCAG GGGGATGACAGCTCGGACGATGAAGACAAGGAGAGAGTCGCGCTGGTGGTACACCCGGGCACTGCACGGCTGGGGAGCCCGGACGATGAATTCTTCCAGAAG GTTCGGACAATTCGGCAAACTATTGTCAAGCTGGAGAATAAAGTCCGAGAGTTGGAGAAGCAGCAGGTCACCATTCTGGCCACGCCCCTTCCCGAGGAGA GCATGAAGCAGGACCTGCAGAACCTGCGCGACGAGATCAAACAGCTGGGGAGGGACATCCGCGCGCAGCTGAAGG CCATAGAGCCCCAGAAGGAGGAAGCTGATGAGAACTATAACTCGGTCAACACAAGAATGAGAAAAACCCAG CACGGGGTCCTGTCCCAACAATTTGTGGAGCTCATCAACAAGTGCAACTCAATGCAGTCCGAATACCGGGAGAAGAACGTGGAGCGGATTCGGAGGCAGCTGAAGATCA CAAATGCTGGAATGGTGTCTGACGAGGAGCTGGAGCAGATGCTGGACAGCGGGCAGAGCGAGGTGTTTGTGTCCAAT ATACTGAAGGACACACAGGTGACTCGACAGGCCCTAAATGAGATCTCGGCCCGGCACAGTGAGATCCAGCAGCTTGAGCGCAGTATCCGTGAACTTCATGAGATTTTCACTTTTCTGGCTACTGAAGTGGAGATGCAG GGGGAGACTATCAACAGAATTGAGAAGAACATTCTGAGCTCAGCAGACTATGTGGAACGTGGGCAGGAACATGTCAAGATGGCCCTGGAGAGCCAGAAGAAGGCGCGGAAG AAGAAAGTCTTTATTGCCATCTGTTTGTCCGTCACTGTCCTCGTTCTGGTGGTCATCATTAGCGTCTCCACGTTGGTTTGA
- the ZNF668 gene encoding zinc finger protein 668 has translation MEVESSEERSPAPGYKRSGRRYKCLSCTKTFPNAPRAARHAATHGPADCTEEVAEAKLKPETDPKAEDASGDKVSGAAAKPRPYACPLCPKAYKTAPELRSHGRSHTGEKPFPCPECGRRFMQPVCLRVHLASHAGELPFRCAHCPKAYGALSKLKIHQRGHTGERPYACADCGKSFADPSVFRKHRRTHAGLRPYSCERCGKAYAELKDLRNHERSHTGERPFLCSECGKSFSRSSSLTCHQRIHAAQKPYRCPACGKGFTQLSSYQSHERTHSGEKPFLCPRCGRMFSDPSSFRRHQRAHEGVKPYRCEKCGKDFRQPADLAMHRRVHTGDRPFKCLQCDKTFVASWDLKRHALVHSGQRPFRCEECGRAFAERASLTKHSRVHSGERPFHCNACGKSFVVSSSLRKHERTHRSSEAAGPPPQQELVVGLALPVSVAGEGSAAPAAGAGLGDPAAGLLGLPPESGGVMATQWQVVGMTVEHVECQDAGVGEAPGPLGGAGEVGGEEVDEKPPQFVCRECKEMFSTLTLLRRHERSHPELRPFPCTQCGKSFSDRAGLRKHSRTHSSVRPYTCPHCPKAFLSASDLRKHERTHPVPIGTPTPLEPLVALLGMPEEGPA, from the exons ATGGAGGTAGAGTCATCGGAGGAgaggtccccagcccctggctacAAGCGCTCTGGCCGTCGCTATAAGTGCCTGTCCTGTACCAAGACGTTTCCAAATGCACCCCGGGCAGCACGCCATGCTGCCACACATGGGCCTGCAGACTGCACAGAGGAGGTGGCCGAGGCAAAGCTGAAGCCAGAGACAGACCCCAAAGCGGAGGATGCCAGCGGGGACAAGGTGTCAGGTGCAGCGGCGAAGCCTCGGCCGTATGCGTGCCCGCTGTGCCCCAAGGCCTACAAAACGGCACCAGAGCTGCGCAGTCACGGGCGCAGCCACACGGGCGAGAAGCCCTTCCCTTGCCCCGAGTGCGGTCGCCGCTTCATGCAGCCCGTGTGCCTGCGCGTGCACCTGGCCTCGCACGCCGGCGAGTTGCCCTTCCGCTGCGCGCACTGCCCCAAGGCTTATGGCGCGCTCTCCAAGCTCAAGATCCACCAGCGCGGTCACACCGGCGAGAGGCCCTACGCCTGCGCCGACTGTGGCAAGAGCTTCGCTGACCCCTCGGTGTTCCGCAAGCACCGGCGCACGCATGCAGGCCTGCGGCCCTACAGCTGCGAGCGCTGCGGCAAGGCCTATGCTGAACTCAAGGACCTCCGTAACCACGAGCG GTCCCACACTGGCGAGCGCCCCTTCCTCTGCTCAGAGTGCGGGAAGAGCTTCTCCCGCTCGTCCTCGCTCACGTGCCACCAGCGCATCCATGCGGCGCAAAAGCCCTACCGCTGCCCGGCCTGTGGCAAGGGCTTCACGCAGCTCAGCTCCTACCAGAGCCACGAGCGCACGCACTCTGGCGAGAAGCCCTTCCTCTGCCCCCGCTGCGGCCGCATGTTCTCCGACCCCTCGAGCTTCCGGCGCCACCAGCGGGCACACGAGGGTGTGAAGCCCTACCGCTGCGAGAAGTGTGGCAAGGACTTCCGGCAGCCGGCCGACCTGGCCATGCATCGGCGGGTGCACACAGGCGACCGGCCGTTCAAGTGCCTGCAGTGTGACAAGACCTTCGTCGCGTCCTGGGACCTCAAGCGGCACGCGCTGGTGCACTCCGGCCAGCGGCCCTTCCGCTGCGAGGAGTGCGGCCGAGCCTTCGCCGAGCGGGCCAGCCTCACTAAGCACAGCCGGGTGCACTCGGGTGAGCGCCCCTTCCACTGCAACGCGTGCGGAAAGTCCTTCGTGGTCTCGTCAAGCCTGAGGAAGCACGAGCGGACCCATCGCAGTAGCGAGGCCGCAGGGCCTCCCCCGCAGCAGGAGCTGGTGGTGGGGCTGGCGCTGCCGGTCAGCGTGGCAGGCGAGGGCTCAGCAGCCCCggcagcaggggctgggctcGGGGACCCTGCAGCAGGGCTGCTGGGGCTGCCTCCGGAATCGGGTGGTGTGATGGCCACCCAGTGGCAAGTGGTGGGCATGACGGTGGAGCACGTGGAGTGCCAAGATGCTGGGGTTGGGGAGGCTCCTGGTCCCTTGGGGGGGGCAGGCGAAGTGGGGGGTGAGGAGGTGGACGAGAAACCACCACAGTTTGTATGCCGGGAGTGCAAGGAGATGTTCTCCACGCTGACGTTGCTGCGACGGCACGAGCGCTCGCACCCAGAGCTCCGGCCCTTCCCCTGCACCCAGTGCGGCAAGAGCTTCTCAGACCGGGCTGGGCTGCGCAAGCACAGCCGCACCCACAGCTCTGTGCGCCCCTACACCTGCCCGCACTGCCCCAAGGCCTTCTTGAGTGCCAGCGACCTGCGCAAGCACGAACGTACCCACCCTGTGCCCATCGGGACCCCCACGCCCCTCGAGCCCCTCGTGGCTTTGCTAGGAATGCCTGAAGAGGGGCCAGCCTGA
- the STX4 gene encoding syntaxin-4 isoform X2: MRDRTHELRQGDDSSDDEDKERVALVVHPGTARLGSPDDEFFQKVRTIRQTIVKLENKVRELEKQQVTILATPLPEESMKQDLQNLRDEIKQLGRDIRAQLKAIEPQKEEADENYNSVNTRMRKTQHGVLSQQFVELINKCNSMQSEYREKNVERIRRQLKITNAGMVSDEELEQMLDSGQSEVFVSNILKDTQVTRQALNEISARHSEIQQLERSIRELHEIFTFLATEVEMQGETINRIEKNILSSADYVERGQEHVKMALESQKKARKVTAAAPVAQPVWLQYRSLRPPSMGCTRGCRGDASDEGLAVWSLVQTRTRPWTRDGGGVRGRDWAPVTWDRTAQPPSVAGRPPAAPPCGPRMAVARCLRQIRGYTWPRVYGVWLKGSPVATWKTTD; the protein is encoded by the exons ATGCGGGACAGGACCCACGAGCTGAGGCAG GGGGATGACAGCTCGGACGATGAAGACAAGGAGAGAGTCGCGCTGGTGGTACACCCGGGCACTGCACGGCTGGGGAGCCCGGACGATGAATTCTTCCAGAAG GTTCGGACAATTCGGCAAACTATTGTCAAGCTGGAGAATAAAGTCCGAGAGTTGGAGAAGCAGCAGGTCACCATTCTGGCCACGCCCCTTCCCGAGGAGA GCATGAAGCAGGACCTGCAGAACCTGCGCGACGAGATCAAACAGCTGGGGAGGGACATCCGCGCGCAGCTGAAGG CCATAGAGCCCCAGAAGGAGGAAGCTGATGAGAACTATAACTCGGTCAACACAAGAATGAGAAAAACCCAG CACGGGGTCCTGTCCCAACAATTTGTGGAGCTCATCAACAAGTGCAACTCAATGCAGTCCGAATACCGGGAGAAGAACGTGGAGCGGATTCGGAGGCAGCTGAAGATCA CAAATGCTGGAATGGTGTCTGACGAGGAGCTGGAGCAGATGCTGGACAGCGGGCAGAGCGAGGTGTTTGTGTCCAAT ATACTGAAGGACACACAGGTGACTCGACAGGCCCTAAATGAGATCTCGGCCCGGCACAGTGAGATCCAGCAGCTTGAGCGCAGTATCCGTGAACTTCATGAGATTTTCACTTTTCTGGCTACTGAAGTGGAGATGCAG GGGGAGACTATCAACAGAATTGAGAAGAACATTCTGAGCTCAGCAGACTATGTGGAACGTGGGCAGGAACATGTCAAGATGGCCCTGGAGAGCCAGAAGAAGGCGCGGAAG GTCACCGCTGCTGCTCCTGTAGCCCAGCCCGTCTGGTTGCAGTACCGCTCGCTTCGGCCACCAAGTATGGGGTGCACACGTGGGTGCCGGGGCGATGCGAGCGATGAAGGGCTAGCTGTGTGGTCGTTGGTGCAGACTCGGACCCGCCCCTGGACccgggatgggggaggggtcagAGGGCGGGATTGGGCCCCAGTGACGTGGGACAGGACCGCCCAGCCTCCATCTGTGGCTGGGCGCCcgcctgcagcccctccctgtgGCCCTAGAATGGCGGTTGCTCGGTGCCTGCGCCAGATCCGAGGGTACACTTGGCCCCGAGTGTACGGGGTGTGGCTGAAGGGTAGCCCGGTCGCCACTTGGAAAACGACTGACTAG